Proteins encoded by one window of Nicotiana tabacum cultivar K326 chromosome 10, ASM71507v2, whole genome shotgun sequence:
- the LOC107758944 gene encoding transmembrane E3 ubiquitin-protein ligase FLY1 isoform X1 produces MGATKNLIFLRILFYLWLFFGGFCSVKGLRPLRERSHSWSDEQWLFAKKNDNELGPFSAWNITGTYRGSWRFLHSKNSSSRFPDFQKSNGNSVLELISAPTKITGVHYVQGVIIFHDVFDNEHGGAQIRVEGVYVWPFRQLRMVAYSGKGGELGQEDDYLLSNPYHLLGLFSSQVFQESPRDKIWKRKHSPIYEMEKHCNVEIAAQVSRVSSSTTDVDHDHYHLEGLMESPSVDDDGDCFSPMLLNATSVNIEVYYNKAVNYTLMVTFVSFLQVLLLIRQMEYSNTQSGASKVSILMIGQQGIIDSYLCLLHLTAGILVESLFNAFATAAFFKFVVFSIFEMRYLLAIWKANRPMSSGEGWEAMRRELSILYSRFYGILLGGILVMYEFHKFLRPLLLLLHSFWIPQVVTNVIRDLRKPLHPHYILGMTITRLAIPLYVFGCPHNFMRIEPDKNWCICLGIFMAFQASILLLQHYLGSRWFIPRQILPEKYSYYRRFNQDAVRVSDCVICMTAIDLTQRANHWMVMQLVTPCDHFFHSGCLQRWMDIKMECPTCRRPLPPA; encoded by the exons ATGGGTGCCACAAAAAATTTGATCTTTTTAAGAATTCTGTTCTATTTATGGCTCTTCTTTGGAGGGTTTTGCTCAGTAAAGGGACTCAGGCCTCTTAGAGAAAGGTCTCATTCGTGGAGTGATGAG CAGTGGCTATTTGCAAAGAAGAATGACAATGAGTTGGGGCCATTTTCTGCTTGGAATATAACAGGAACATACAGAG GATCTTGGAGGTTCCTACATTCAAAGAATAGCTCTTCTCGATTTCCTGATTTTCAGAAGTCCAATGGAAACTCTGTCCTGGAATTGATTAGTGCCCCAACAAAAATAACTGGTGTACATTATGTTCAG GGTGTCATAATTTTCCATGATGTTTTTGACAATGAACATGGGGGTGCTCAAATTAGAGTAGAAGGTGTATATGTATGGCCATTCAGACAACTTCGGATGGTAGCTTACAG TGGCAAAGGGGGTGAGCTTGGGCAGGAAGACGATTATCTGTTATCAAATCCATATCATTTG CTTGGACTTTTCTCATCTCAGGTCTTCCAGGAGTCTCCACGAGATAAGATTTGGAAGAGGAAACATT CACCTATTTATGAAATGGAGAAACATTGTAATGTTGAAATTGCAGCACAAGTTTCTCGTGTGTCATCTTCCACTACTG ATGTAGATCATGATCATTATCATCTAGAAGGATTGATGGAAAGCCCTTCAGTGGATGACGATGGAGACTGTTTCTCACCCATGCTATTAAATGCTACTTCTGTCAATATAGAGGTTTACTACAACAAAGCAGTTAACTATACGTTGATGGTCACCTTT GTCTCTTTTCTTCAAGTGCTCCTCCTCATTCGGCAAATGGAATATAGCAACACTCAATCA GGAGCTTCCAAAGTTTCAATTCTGATGATCGGACAACAGGGAATAATTGATTCTTATCTTTGTCTTTTACATCTGACTGCAGGCATACTTGTTG AATCCCTGTTCAATGCTTTTGCAACTGCTGCATTTTTCAAGTTTGTTGTGTTCTCAATATTTGAGATGAGATATCTTCTCGCTATATGGAAGGCAAATAGACCTATGAGTAGTGGAGAGGGCTGGGAAGCAATGAGGCGCGAGCTATCAATTCTGTACAGCCGTTTCT ATGGGATCCTTTTAGGTGGCATTTTGGTCATGTACGAGTTCCATAAGTTTCTGCGGCCTCTTCTTCTCCTTTTACACTCTTTTTGGATACCTCAAGTTGTAACTAATGTTATTCGTGACTTGAGAAAACCATTGCATCCTCATTACATCTTGGGAATGACTATAACTCGGTTAGCAATCCCACTATATGTCTTTGGTTGTCCTCACAATTTTATGCGGATAGAGCCCGACAAAAATTGGTGCATCTGCTTGGGAATTTTCATGGCATTCCAAGCATCAATTCTTCTTTTGCAGCACTATCTTGGATCTCGGTGGTTCATTCCTCGTCAG ATTTTACCGGAGAAGTATAGCTATTATAGAAGGTTTAACCAGGATGCAGTTCGTGTCTCTGACTGTGTCATTTGCATGACTGCTATTGATCTTACTCAACGTGCAAATCATTGGATGGTAATGCAACTT GTGACGCCTTGTGATCATTTCTTTCATTCCGGTTGTTTACAAAGATGGATGGACATAAAGATGGAGTGCCCAACATGCCGACGTCCTCTTCCTCCCGCCTGA
- the LOC107758944 gene encoding transmembrane E3 ubiquitin-protein ligase FLY1 isoform X2 translates to MGATKNLIFLRILFYLWLFFGGFCSVKGLRPLRERSHSWSDEWLFAKKNDNELGPFSAWNITGTYRGSWRFLHSKNSSSRFPDFQKSNGNSVLELISAPTKITGVHYVQGVIIFHDVFDNEHGGAQIRVEGVYVWPFRQLRMVAYSGKGGELGQEDDYLLSNPYHLLGLFSSQVFQESPRDKIWKRKHSPIYEMEKHCNVEIAAQVSRVSSSTTDVDHDHYHLEGLMESPSVDDDGDCFSPMLLNATSVNIEVYYNKAVNYTLMVTFVSFLQVLLLIRQMEYSNTQSGASKVSILMIGQQGIIDSYLCLLHLTAGILVESLFNAFATAAFFKFVVFSIFEMRYLLAIWKANRPMSSGEGWEAMRRELSILYSRFYGILLGGILVMYEFHKFLRPLLLLLHSFWIPQVVTNVIRDLRKPLHPHYILGMTITRLAIPLYVFGCPHNFMRIEPDKNWCICLGIFMAFQASILLLQHYLGSRWFIPRQILPEKYSYYRRFNQDAVRVSDCVICMTAIDLTQRANHWMVMQLVTPCDHFFHSGCLQRWMDIKMECPTCRRPLPPA, encoded by the exons ATGGGTGCCACAAAAAATTTGATCTTTTTAAGAATTCTGTTCTATTTATGGCTCTTCTTTGGAGGGTTTTGCTCAGTAAAGGGACTCAGGCCTCTTAGAGAAAGGTCTCATTCGTGGAGTGATGAG TGGCTATTTGCAAAGAAGAATGACAATGAGTTGGGGCCATTTTCTGCTTGGAATATAACAGGAACATACAGAG GATCTTGGAGGTTCCTACATTCAAAGAATAGCTCTTCTCGATTTCCTGATTTTCAGAAGTCCAATGGAAACTCTGTCCTGGAATTGATTAGTGCCCCAACAAAAATAACTGGTGTACATTATGTTCAG GGTGTCATAATTTTCCATGATGTTTTTGACAATGAACATGGGGGTGCTCAAATTAGAGTAGAAGGTGTATATGTATGGCCATTCAGACAACTTCGGATGGTAGCTTACAG TGGCAAAGGGGGTGAGCTTGGGCAGGAAGACGATTATCTGTTATCAAATCCATATCATTTG CTTGGACTTTTCTCATCTCAGGTCTTCCAGGAGTCTCCACGAGATAAGATTTGGAAGAGGAAACATT CACCTATTTATGAAATGGAGAAACATTGTAATGTTGAAATTGCAGCACAAGTTTCTCGTGTGTCATCTTCCACTACTG ATGTAGATCATGATCATTATCATCTAGAAGGATTGATGGAAAGCCCTTCAGTGGATGACGATGGAGACTGTTTCTCACCCATGCTATTAAATGCTACTTCTGTCAATATAGAGGTTTACTACAACAAAGCAGTTAACTATACGTTGATGGTCACCTTT GTCTCTTTTCTTCAAGTGCTCCTCCTCATTCGGCAAATGGAATATAGCAACACTCAATCA GGAGCTTCCAAAGTTTCAATTCTGATGATCGGACAACAGGGAATAATTGATTCTTATCTTTGTCTTTTACATCTGACTGCAGGCATACTTGTTG AATCCCTGTTCAATGCTTTTGCAACTGCTGCATTTTTCAAGTTTGTTGTGTTCTCAATATTTGAGATGAGATATCTTCTCGCTATATGGAAGGCAAATAGACCTATGAGTAGTGGAGAGGGCTGGGAAGCAATGAGGCGCGAGCTATCAATTCTGTACAGCCGTTTCT ATGGGATCCTTTTAGGTGGCATTTTGGTCATGTACGAGTTCCATAAGTTTCTGCGGCCTCTTCTTCTCCTTTTACACTCTTTTTGGATACCTCAAGTTGTAACTAATGTTATTCGTGACTTGAGAAAACCATTGCATCCTCATTACATCTTGGGAATGACTATAACTCGGTTAGCAATCCCACTATATGTCTTTGGTTGTCCTCACAATTTTATGCGGATAGAGCCCGACAAAAATTGGTGCATCTGCTTGGGAATTTTCATGGCATTCCAAGCATCAATTCTTCTTTTGCAGCACTATCTTGGATCTCGGTGGTTCATTCCTCGTCAG ATTTTACCGGAGAAGTATAGCTATTATAGAAGGTTTAACCAGGATGCAGTTCGTGTCTCTGACTGTGTCATTTGCATGACTGCTATTGATCTTACTCAACGTGCAAATCATTGGATGGTAATGCAACTT GTGACGCCTTGTGATCATTTCTTTCATTCCGGTTGTTTACAAAGATGGATGGACATAAAGATGGAGTGCCCAACATGCCGACGTCCTCTTCCTCCCGCCTGA
- the LOC107758944 gene encoding transmembrane E3 ubiquitin-protein ligase FLY1 isoform X4, giving the protein MGATKNLIFLRILFYLWLFFGGFCSVKGLRPLRERSHSWSDEWLFAKKNDNELGPFSAWNITGTYRGSWRFLHSKNSSSRFPDFQKSNGNSVLELISAPTKITGVHYVQGVIIFHDVFDNEHGGAQIRVEGVYVWPFRQLRMVAYSGKGGELGQEDDYLLSNPYHLLGLFSSQVFQESPRDKIWKRKHSPIYEMEKHCNVEIAAQVSRVSSSTTDVDHDHYHLEGLMESPSVDDDGDCFSPMLLNATSVNIEVYYNKAVNYTLMVTFVSFLQVLLLIRQMEYSNTQSGASKVSILMIGQQGIIDSYLCLLHLTAGILVESLFNAFATAAFFKFVVFSIFEMRYLLAIWKANRPMSSGEGWEAMRRELSILYSRFYGILLGGILVMYEFHKFLRPLLLLLHSFWIPQVVTNVIRDLRKPLHPHYILGMTITRLAIPLYVFGCPHNFMRIEPDKNWCICLGIFMAFQASILLLQHYLGSRWFIPRQILPEKYSYYRRFNQDAVRVSDCVICMTAIDLTQRANHWMVTPCDHFFHSGCLQRWMDIKMECPTCRRPLPPA; this is encoded by the exons ATGGGTGCCACAAAAAATTTGATCTTTTTAAGAATTCTGTTCTATTTATGGCTCTTCTTTGGAGGGTTTTGCTCAGTAAAGGGACTCAGGCCTCTTAGAGAAAGGTCTCATTCGTGGAGTGATGAG TGGCTATTTGCAAAGAAGAATGACAATGAGTTGGGGCCATTTTCTGCTTGGAATATAACAGGAACATACAGAG GATCTTGGAGGTTCCTACATTCAAAGAATAGCTCTTCTCGATTTCCTGATTTTCAGAAGTCCAATGGAAACTCTGTCCTGGAATTGATTAGTGCCCCAACAAAAATAACTGGTGTACATTATGTTCAG GGTGTCATAATTTTCCATGATGTTTTTGACAATGAACATGGGGGTGCTCAAATTAGAGTAGAAGGTGTATATGTATGGCCATTCAGACAACTTCGGATGGTAGCTTACAG TGGCAAAGGGGGTGAGCTTGGGCAGGAAGACGATTATCTGTTATCAAATCCATATCATTTG CTTGGACTTTTCTCATCTCAGGTCTTCCAGGAGTCTCCACGAGATAAGATTTGGAAGAGGAAACATT CACCTATTTATGAAATGGAGAAACATTGTAATGTTGAAATTGCAGCACAAGTTTCTCGTGTGTCATCTTCCACTACTG ATGTAGATCATGATCATTATCATCTAGAAGGATTGATGGAAAGCCCTTCAGTGGATGACGATGGAGACTGTTTCTCACCCATGCTATTAAATGCTACTTCTGTCAATATAGAGGTTTACTACAACAAAGCAGTTAACTATACGTTGATGGTCACCTTT GTCTCTTTTCTTCAAGTGCTCCTCCTCATTCGGCAAATGGAATATAGCAACACTCAATCA GGAGCTTCCAAAGTTTCAATTCTGATGATCGGACAACAGGGAATAATTGATTCTTATCTTTGTCTTTTACATCTGACTGCAGGCATACTTGTTG AATCCCTGTTCAATGCTTTTGCAACTGCTGCATTTTTCAAGTTTGTTGTGTTCTCAATATTTGAGATGAGATATCTTCTCGCTATATGGAAGGCAAATAGACCTATGAGTAGTGGAGAGGGCTGGGAAGCAATGAGGCGCGAGCTATCAATTCTGTACAGCCGTTTCT ATGGGATCCTTTTAGGTGGCATTTTGGTCATGTACGAGTTCCATAAGTTTCTGCGGCCTCTTCTTCTCCTTTTACACTCTTTTTGGATACCTCAAGTTGTAACTAATGTTATTCGTGACTTGAGAAAACCATTGCATCCTCATTACATCTTGGGAATGACTATAACTCGGTTAGCAATCCCACTATATGTCTTTGGTTGTCCTCACAATTTTATGCGGATAGAGCCCGACAAAAATTGGTGCATCTGCTTGGGAATTTTCATGGCATTCCAAGCATCAATTCTTCTTTTGCAGCACTATCTTGGATCTCGGTGGTTCATTCCTCGTCAG ATTTTACCGGAGAAGTATAGCTATTATAGAAGGTTTAACCAGGATGCAGTTCGTGTCTCTGACTGTGTCATTTGCATGACTGCTATTGATCTTACTCAACGTGCAAATCATTGGATG GTGACGCCTTGTGATCATTTCTTTCATTCCGGTTGTTTACAAAGATGGATGGACATAAAGATGGAGTGCCCAACATGCCGACGTCCTCTTCCTCCCGCCTGA
- the LOC107758944 gene encoding transmembrane E3 ubiquitin-protein ligase FLY1 isoform X3: MGATKNLIFLRILFYLWLFFGGFCSVKGLRPLRERSHSWSDEQWLFAKKNDNELGPFSAWNITGTYRGSWRFLHSKNSSSRFPDFQKSNGNSVLELISAPTKITGVHYVQGVIIFHDVFDNEHGGAQIRVEGVYVWPFRQLRMVAYSGKGGELGQEDDYLLSNPYHLLGLFSSQVFQESPRDKIWKRKHSPIYEMEKHCNVEIAAQVSRVSSSTTDVDHDHYHLEGLMESPSVDDDGDCFSPMLLNATSVNIEVYYNKAVNYTLMVTFVSFLQVLLLIRQMEYSNTQSGASKVSILMIGQQGIIDSYLCLLHLTAGILVESLFNAFATAAFFKFVVFSIFEMRYLLAIWKANRPMSSGEGWEAMRRELSILYSRFYGILLGGILVMYEFHKFLRPLLLLLHSFWIPQVVTNVIRDLRKPLHPHYILGMTITRLAIPLYVFGCPHNFMRIEPDKNWCICLGIFMAFQASILLLQHYLGSRWFIPRQILPEKYSYYRRFNQDAVRVSDCVICMTAIDLTQRANHWMVTPCDHFFHSGCLQRWMDIKMECPTCRRPLPPA; the protein is encoded by the exons ATGGGTGCCACAAAAAATTTGATCTTTTTAAGAATTCTGTTCTATTTATGGCTCTTCTTTGGAGGGTTTTGCTCAGTAAAGGGACTCAGGCCTCTTAGAGAAAGGTCTCATTCGTGGAGTGATGAG CAGTGGCTATTTGCAAAGAAGAATGACAATGAGTTGGGGCCATTTTCTGCTTGGAATATAACAGGAACATACAGAG GATCTTGGAGGTTCCTACATTCAAAGAATAGCTCTTCTCGATTTCCTGATTTTCAGAAGTCCAATGGAAACTCTGTCCTGGAATTGATTAGTGCCCCAACAAAAATAACTGGTGTACATTATGTTCAG GGTGTCATAATTTTCCATGATGTTTTTGACAATGAACATGGGGGTGCTCAAATTAGAGTAGAAGGTGTATATGTATGGCCATTCAGACAACTTCGGATGGTAGCTTACAG TGGCAAAGGGGGTGAGCTTGGGCAGGAAGACGATTATCTGTTATCAAATCCATATCATTTG CTTGGACTTTTCTCATCTCAGGTCTTCCAGGAGTCTCCACGAGATAAGATTTGGAAGAGGAAACATT CACCTATTTATGAAATGGAGAAACATTGTAATGTTGAAATTGCAGCACAAGTTTCTCGTGTGTCATCTTCCACTACTG ATGTAGATCATGATCATTATCATCTAGAAGGATTGATGGAAAGCCCTTCAGTGGATGACGATGGAGACTGTTTCTCACCCATGCTATTAAATGCTACTTCTGTCAATATAGAGGTTTACTACAACAAAGCAGTTAACTATACGTTGATGGTCACCTTT GTCTCTTTTCTTCAAGTGCTCCTCCTCATTCGGCAAATGGAATATAGCAACACTCAATCA GGAGCTTCCAAAGTTTCAATTCTGATGATCGGACAACAGGGAATAATTGATTCTTATCTTTGTCTTTTACATCTGACTGCAGGCATACTTGTTG AATCCCTGTTCAATGCTTTTGCAACTGCTGCATTTTTCAAGTTTGTTGTGTTCTCAATATTTGAGATGAGATATCTTCTCGCTATATGGAAGGCAAATAGACCTATGAGTAGTGGAGAGGGCTGGGAAGCAATGAGGCGCGAGCTATCAATTCTGTACAGCCGTTTCT ATGGGATCCTTTTAGGTGGCATTTTGGTCATGTACGAGTTCCATAAGTTTCTGCGGCCTCTTCTTCTCCTTTTACACTCTTTTTGGATACCTCAAGTTGTAACTAATGTTATTCGTGACTTGAGAAAACCATTGCATCCTCATTACATCTTGGGAATGACTATAACTCGGTTAGCAATCCCACTATATGTCTTTGGTTGTCCTCACAATTTTATGCGGATAGAGCCCGACAAAAATTGGTGCATCTGCTTGGGAATTTTCATGGCATTCCAAGCATCAATTCTTCTTTTGCAGCACTATCTTGGATCTCGGTGGTTCATTCCTCGTCAG ATTTTACCGGAGAAGTATAGCTATTATAGAAGGTTTAACCAGGATGCAGTTCGTGTCTCTGACTGTGTCATTTGCATGACTGCTATTGATCTTACTCAACGTGCAAATCATTGGATG GTGACGCCTTGTGATCATTTCTTTCATTCCGGTTGTTTACAAAGATGGATGGACATAAAGATGGAGTGCCCAACATGCCGACGTCCTCTTCCTCCCGCCTGA